Genomic segment of Carcharodon carcharias isolate sCarCar2 chromosome 27 unlocalized genomic scaffold, sCarCar2.pri SUPER_27_unloc_1, whole genome shotgun sequence:
ctaaatagtggggagaAGGGATCATGCAAGAGgagatgtggcaaatcaaaggGAAATAATGAGTAGGCCTCCTAGCAGTAGTTACATGGTAGGACAGGATGTACAGGAATAATTAAATGGGGCATGTAAGAAAAGGACAGCAATagtcatggatgactttaatctacatgtggaTTGGGGAAATCGCATTGGCAAAGGGTGCCTGGGACAGGAGTTAATCGTCTTTCTTGTAAATCTCATCAATGAACCAAGAGGAGGAAGATCCAAACCTCCATCAGTATCCAACTGATACTGGCATCCACCTCactaaatactttgcttctgattTTACTTTTGTTAGGAACTGACAATGCCAGTGAGTTTCAATCCTTCACCATTAAGCAAGCACTCTCTGTTACCATGTAATAATCCTGACAGCCTTAGTGTGAAGGAAGAAACTGGAGTCAATCTTCACTTGGTATTTATTTATTCAGTGACTCTTTATAGGTGCTTACATAGCCAtccaatcaatgccctccacctTTATACACTTAACCTCAATTGAAACAATTAACACCCAGCGTCAGAGCATCTAAAAGGTCTCTAATCGGTGTGACTGCCATGGTGTCTCAGCAGCTCGGAAGGACAAGGAGCAGGTGAATAGCCTCTCTCCTCCGTGTGAACTCGGTGATGCTTCCGCAGGCTGGATGAATCAGCGAATTCCTTCTCACACTCAGAACAGCTGAaaggtttctccccagtgtgaactcgctggtgtctcagcaggttggaggattgagtgaatcctttcccacacacggagcaggtgaacagcttctccccactgtgaactctCCGGTGTTTTCGCAGGTTGGATGAATTAGGGAACCGCTTCCCACACTCTGAGCAGGAgaacggcctctctccagtgtgaatgcgttggtgtgtcagcagattGGTTGAACAagtgaaacccttcccacacatggagcaggtgaatggcctctctccagtgtgaaccaTCTGGTGTTTCAGACGGTTGGTTAACCGATTGAGCTCCTTCTCGCACACGGAGCAGGAGAacagcctctccccggtgtgaactacGCAGTGGTTCTGCAGGGTGGATGAtctactgaatcccttcccacacacggagcaggtgaatggcctctcctcggtgtgaactcgctggtgtgcaaTGCgctgggatgactgagtgaatcccttgtCACATACAGAGCAGCTGAATGGCCgctccccactgtgaactcgctggtgagcaACCAGGTgggatgagtgagtgaatcccttcccacactcagagcaggtgaatggcctctccccggagTGAACCCGTCGATGAATTTCAAGCGCAGATGGGGTACGagatcccttcccacagtccccacatttccacggtttctccatggtttgggtgtccttgtgtctctccaggtttgatgatcagttgaagcctcgtccacacatgGAACATGTGTAATGGTCTCCCCGCTGTGAATGGTCCAACGTTTTTCAGTCTGTGTAACTAGTTAAAGCTCCTTCCACAGTCAGTGCGCAGGAACATACTCACTTGGGTGTGTGTATCTCGGTGCTCTTCCAATCATGCTGATTTTTAAGCCTGAAGCAGACAGAACaagcaaacatttctccttctggGTTCAAAGGCCGACGATATTCAGGTACCAATGAAGTGAGTGACTCTGTGAGATCTTGATATGACATTTGGTTCGAGATTTTGGTCAGCAAATCCTCCTCTTCCATcatcctgtaaaaggagtttacaaaagtcatcactgtcagaACTGAATATAAATTCAGAACAAACAATTCTAGTTGCTGTGGAACACCCTTTCCTCTCTCGTTCCCCAAAAGCTGTAAATCTCTGCCCTgcaactctccctccattctcacacTCTTGTGCCTGATATACACCCTCACAATTCCCCTTAAGGTGCTGATTCATGCTGATCAGCAGATCCATGCTCACTCCTTCCGGTCTGAAAGCTGAAAATTTAAATCTAAGTTTATTTACTGatcagacacaatggaagaatCAGAGGAAGAACTTTGTTTTGGTCGTGAGTGATCATGATCTGGAATTCGATGAtgacgagggtggtggaagcagaggtgatcaatcattttaaaatgaaattggaCGGACACTTGAAAGTAAcaaatttgcaggactatggagatagagagagggatgggactTTTTGGATTGCTACACAGAGAGCTGGCAAGGACTAGAGTTGCCGAATggattccttctgtgccataatgactctacaATTGGAAATATATAACATAACTAAAGTACTAGAAGATTAGAAATGATcagttaactttattacagaatCTTAAACAATATATCTAATACGTGCCATATAACAACACGAGACATAGCTCTGTCCTGCATTAATTTACTGTCCCTTTAAATGTCAGCCTtctcctggggaaaccacccctttcattgtgaacattaggaaagagaccatccttttagctagacaaaataaatgtgtcaagctgagggagcacaggatgtcaatgtctttaagagagagagagacctgggccaacctttccagagtctgcaccctccctggattcacttcctttcccttcagttcctgcaagtcaacaatttgcccccagaatgagaaaagaaatggaaagggggagaaactaaagtgttttactcacagatgttggacacaggaggaagttttagtctgtgtgaagctcaatcttcattcacacaaagcccgcGCTCTGATTGACTGGAGGACCAGAGTCCTTCCAGTCCTCTTAATCTTCCCATTGGCCAATTCCTTCGTTTAAAAGGAAGGGGGCGGGCTCTCCCTCGCACATGCGCAGCTTCCCGTCTCCCGAGTTCTCCGAGCGGCTTCGCGCTCTGGCCGGTGACGTCACCCGGTTGGTCTTTGACTCTCGAAAGAGAAAAATTTCTCTCTTCTGTCTGTGGGAAAAGGTTTCAAACATCAGGCAGCGTCCTGCGTGTCGTCAAGATTCAAACTGATCACCCAATCTGGATAGACTCAAGGACACAGACTTTGTAGAGAAACCGTGGAGATTTCGGGACTGAGCAAAGATATTCACCAAcctgttcacactgaggagagggagaggccattcaccagctccatgtgggaagtggtTTACAGGTTCTATCAGCTgctgactgacccatcagcgacttcacactgaggagagggagaggccattcaccagCTCCATGTGTGAAATGGTTTACAGGTTCTATCAGCTgctgactgacccatcagcgacttcacactgaggagagggagaggccattcacccactccatgtgggaagtggtttacagattctatcagctgactgacccatcagcgacttcacactgagagggagaggccattcacccacTCCATGTGGAAAGTGGTTTACAGGTTCTATCAGCTgctgactgacccatcagcgagttcacactgaggagaggaaaaggccattcacccgctccatgtgggaagtggtTTACAGGTTCTATCAGCTgctgactgacccatcagcgacttcacattgaggagaggaaaaggccattcaccagctccatgtgggaagtggtttacagattctatcagctgactgacccatcagcgagttcacactgaggagaggaaaaggccattcacccgctccatgtgggaagtggtttacaggttctatcagctgactgacccatcagcgacttcacactgaggagatGGAGAGGCCACTCACCCGCTCCATGTGAGAAGTGGTTTACAGGTTCTATCAGCTGACTGATCCATCAGtgacttcacactgaggagagggaaaggccattcacccGCTCCATGTGGGAAGTGGGTTACAGATTCTATCAGCTgctgactgacccatcagcgacttcacactgaggagtggctgttaATGTGCTCactgtgtggaaagggattcattcAGTTCGCCCACCTGCTCACAGAACAACGCAGTCACCCAGGGGAGtgtccattcacctgctccgagtgtgggaagagattcacttggTCATCCAGTCATGAACCATATTCATTCTGACAGTAGCTCAATTGCTctttgccagtgtttatgctccacatgagcctcttccAATTCgactgcactgacccctgtcagcagaaccttctattcctttctccctcgagTGTTCATCCTGTCCCTCTTCAATGGACCTATCTTGTTTACCTCAATCGccccctgtggtagcgagttccaaattctcaccactcttgGAGCAAAGAAAGtttcctcctgaattccctattgaatttatcagtgacaaaatcagaattacagaattgttacagcacaggaggccatttggcccatcgtgtctgtactggctctccgaATAAGCATTATCATCtcatgccaatctcctgccttttccctgtaaccctgcacattgcttttgttcaaataatcatctaatgccctcttgaatgcctcgattgaacctgcctacaccacacttccaggcagtgcattccagactcgagccactcgctgtgtgaaaaagttttttctcacattgcatttgcttcctttgcaaatcactaaacctgtgtcctctcattctcgatccttttatcagtgggaacagtttctccttaactagacagtccagacccctcatgattttgaacacctcaatcaaatctcctcttagccttcaccCCTCCAAGGACAACAACCTGACTTCaccaatttatcttcataactgaagtttctcacccctcaaccattcttgtaaacctcttctgcactccagTGCATTCCCagctttcctaaagtgtggtgcccactgtacacaatacagtGACGATCTGATATCTATGACCCCCAGTTCTGGTCTCCCTCAACAATTGAAAACATCTGCTCTACATCAACCCGATCCCACCCGTTCATAATCTTAAAGTCCTCTATCAGGTCAGCCCTCAGCCTTCTATTTTCCAGATGAGgaaagccccagcctgttcaatctatcCTGTATCTGAAACACTCTCAGTTCTGGgaacatccttgtgaatcttgcTTGCACTTTCTCGACTTTCTCTCTAGCCTTTTATAATTATGGACAcccaggactgttcacactattcacaggtgtggtctaaccaaggcttgATACAAGCTTAACATGACGTCTCTGATATTCAATGTTATttctctagaaatgaaccccGTATATGGGCCCCACAATtcaggaaagatgtcaaggccttggaaagggtgcagagatttAGTTCAGTGACAGGAGTGAGGAGCTTCAGtgatgtgaacacactggagaggctggggttgttctccttagagcagtgaAGGCCAAgagaagatttgacagaggtTTTCAAGATCATGAACAGCTTACATCGaggaaataaagagaaactgtttccactgacaaAAGGGTTGTTAACCAGAGGACGCAGATTGAAGGTGATTGACATAAAagccagaggggaaatgaggaagatAAATCTTTACACAGTGAGGTGTTgtgatccggaatgcactgcctgaaaggctgatggaagcagattcaacaaagggaattggataaatcctGGAAGGGGACTAGTTTGCAGGGCTCATGTGGAAAGGGGAGGATAGTGGGACTAATtgagtagctctttcaaagagccagcacaggcacgatgagctgaatggcctccttctgtgctgtgagattctgtgatcacAGGTAAATAAAAGTGTGTCTATAATATGTACAGTGATGTCAATAATGTCTGGAATTCCCATCGTGCCtctgccatctctttgaaaggaCTCTCTGATTCATCCAacttctctgctctttccccacagccctgcaaattcctTCCTTTCAAGTACTTGCCCTTTGGAAAtatactattgaatctgctggCAGGCAGATCAGAGCAactcgctgtgttaaaaaaaacatagaaacatagaaaataggagcaggagtaggctattcggcccttcgagcctgctttgccattctttatgatcatggctgatcatccaactcaatagcctgttcccgctttctccccatacccttagatcccttttgccccaagaactatatcaaactccttcttgaaaacatacaatgttttggcctcaactactttctgtggtagcaaattccacaggctcaccactctctgggtgaagaaatttctccttatctcagtcctaaatggtctaccccatatcctcagactgtgacccccctggttctggattccccaccatcaggaacatccttcctgcatctaccctgtctattcttgttcaaattttataggtttctttgagatccctcctcattcttctgaactccagcgaatataatcctaaccgactcaatctctcctcatatgtcagtaccaccatcccaggaatcagtctcataaaccttcgctgcactctctctatagcaagaacatccttcctcagataaggagaccaaaactacacacaatattccaggtgtagtctcaccaaggccctgtataattgcagcaagacatccctgctcctgtactcgaatcctctggctatgaaggccaacataccatttgccttctttaccgcctgctgcacctgcatgcttaccttcagcgactggtgtatgaggacacccaggcctcgttgcacattcccctctctcaatttatagccattcagataatatctgccttcctgtttttgctaccaaagtggataacctcacatttgtccacattatactgcatattccatgcattttcccactcactcagcttgtccaagtcacactgaagcatccctgcatcctcctcacagctcaccctcccacccagctttgtgtcatctgcaaatttggagatattacatttagttcccttatctaaatcattaatatatattgtgaatagctgaggtcccagcaccgattcctgtggtaccccactagtcactgcctgccattcggaaaaagacccatttattcctattcattgtttcctgtctgccaaccagttttctatccatctcaatgcaccacccccaatcccatgtgctttaattttacatgcttatctcttatgtgggactttgtcagaagccttctgaaagtccaagtaaaccacatccactggctccccctcatcaactctactagttacatccttgaaaaattccagtagatttgtcaagcatgatttccctttcgtaaatccatgctgactctgtccgattctgccactgttttccaagtgctcagctattaaatcttttataatggactctagaattttccccactaccgaagtCAGGCTGACTGCTCTATAaaatctcatctctctctctggctcctttgccaattaccttagaggGACTCACATTCTGTTAAAGAGCCTGtcaacccctctcacccactttccctaaaGTGCAGAAATCTAATCATGAAAAATCCAGAAGAATCAAATATTTTTACTGATAGAAGTGTTTTAATGAAACAGAAATGGTTAAAAAGAACATAGAATTAGTTGAGGATCAAAGACAACCAGAGTAAAAAGACttgcacaatgttctggaccCAAATGGTTTCTCTTCGGCTCCTCTGTACCCTGTTCCCGTGACTCCCCACTTTGGACACAGGGGCACTGAACCCCGGGGGTCAGGTCGCCATCAGCCCCGGTCACCCCCTCCCATGTCCTGATTGGTTGGAGGCCCATTTCCCagtcagtcctccagcaccttcctgtctctctgtTAGTGCAACGCCCATGGCAGTTTCCCAACTGGGGCGCAGGCCCTGTTATTCTCAGCTAAATTCAGCCCTCAGTTCCATCGCCTGGCTGTCATTGACACGAgcaatagagagacagaaaggtgcTGGAGGATCAATGGGGATCTGAAACCTGTGGCTCTGAACCAATAGTTCAACATTTGTCAGTCAAATACATGTTATTTACACCAGGGTTTTTATTATTGGCTTAGTCACTGGAGGAAAAAAAAGCGGGATTATAAAGGGTTAATTTCCCTTTCTAACATTGTACTGTCTATtgtgtcagccgtggctcagtggATCACACtcccacctctgagtcagaaggttgttgaTTTAAGTCCTAGTCCAGGGGCCTGAGGACAAAAATCCCATCCAACATTCCAagtgccagcactgagggagtgctgcactgtcagagctacTGTCTTTTGGACAAGGTGCTAACCCAAGGGCCCTGTCTGCTGCTTCAGGTGGACATAGAAGTTCCTATggctactattttgaagaagagcaggtgagttatccctggtgtcgtggccaatgtttatcaatcaacatcactaaaaacagatcatctggtcagtatcacattgctgttgtgggatcttgctgtgtgtaaattggctaccgtgtttcctacattacaacagtgactgcccttcaaaagtacttcattggctgtaaagcgctttgggacatcctgtggttgtgaaagacgctatataaatgcacatttttaaatttaagattGATGTTACCTGATCTTTTTATCTGTAATTTAATTGATTTCAGCCACCCCCAACTTTGCCATTTAATAAATTCACTTTGGTTCGGACAAGACTTTAACCAATTAAGGCAAAGGCAGAATTCTCTGGAtagtaaatttaaaaagaaacttattaAAAGAAAAATGTGTACTTCACAACTTTAAGACATTGACTTTTACAACTTCATGTGGGTGATCAGTCTGTAGAAGCGTAACCCTCTCTGGCTCCTTCTTTGACAGTAACTCTTGTGGAATTTGCCCTCGGGAGTCTGGCTCCTTCTTTGACAGTAATTTCGTTGGAACTCGGCCTCGGGAGTCTTCAGTACTTGGCTAGCAAGGAAGGCCTTCAGAACCTCTACTTTTATCCACAAAGTGACCATTACCTCACGTCAGAGTTGGGCCTTTTGTAACATGACATTTGGTCAGTTTGGTTACGAGTTAAATTAATTGGATCCTCGATTATGTCCAGCACCTTCTCTCATTATCTTAGACAGGAATACAATAGAACTGTTTCACTATCCCTTTATCTGATTCTATACAATCCCTTATTCATACAGATTCAAATGTTGAGGACAATCAGAGCTAGAAGGTCTCTCTTGTCAGTACATTTATCTTCATTGCACATTCTTTACATACACAGCAATTAAGattttacatttatacagcaaaTAAAGCTCAGTCTTTTACCATAACTACTGATTCATTATTGATTCATTAACTGTAACTCAATTAAGGCTCACTACTTATTCAATCATATGTTACTGTTtgttaattataacagtaattGCGGAAAAAAGAGACATTGAAGTTGCACTCACCAGaacattcgcaagaataccaaatgtaaagggaacaacaatttatacttcatgagaggagagtgctgattgattggcaaatgaactctgattgatggatgcattgccatggagaatgcaccgttTAACTGATGACTCGTGTCATTCTCATAAATCCTCTCTCCAGCCTCGAGACTCAATGGAACAGAGACAAATGCATTTATTTCAGATCTACCTGTCATGGTAGAAGAAACACTATTTACTATCAAGGATAAAATAAATGTCCTTCATCAGCTTTTGTGAATCATTTTAGTGGAAATGGgcactcccaggctcaaagagcatcagcccactggaatcaAAGTCGTGAGATcggccagtccagcagaaagaaaccctccgaccctcccacttcactgaatgtcagaatgaacatggttcagtcctggatgtgattaacagcagtaataacagcagaatccaactcttgtaatcacttgtgaactcgctggagTGTCAGCAGTGTCGTGACTGAGAGAAtccattcccacactcagagcaggtgaatggcttctccatTGGTCAGTAGAGTTCCCGCAGGCTCAGgaactgactgaatcccttctcacactcagaacaggtgaatggtctctcccggtgtgaactcactggtgtgtcagcaggtgggatgtaTGACTGAATCCCCTGCCACACTCCGAGCAGGTGAATAGCCTCTCcttggtgtgaactcgctggtgtgtcaacaGGTGGGATGAATccctgaatcccttcccacacatggagcaggtgaacggcctctccccagtgtgaatgcgtcgatgagtttccagcGCAGCCGGGAACCGGAAactcttcccacagtccccacatttccacagcTTCTCCATGATGCAGGTGTCCTTGCGACTCTCCAGGTTTGATGATCAGTCGAAGCCTCATCCTCACACAGAACACGTGCACAGCCTCACCCTGCTGTGAATAGTGTGATGTACTTTCAGgatgtgtaactggttaaagttcTTTCCACACTCATTTCACTGGAACACCCTCACTCGGGTGTGTGCGTCTCATTTTTTACCCAGTCACACTGATGATGAAAACCTTTTGGAGCAGACacaacagacaaacatttctccttccagaTTCAGCGGttgatgatattcaggtccttaCGAATTGGACGACTCTATCAGATCTTGCTTGACACAatgtttggtttgagatttcagtctgaaaatcCTCCTCTTCTCATAACTGTAAAAGGTCTTTACAAAAATCATCTGTCAGTGcaagatagaaattcagaacagacaattctagtttctatggaaaattcttccctctcTCGTTCCCAAACTCTGTaaatctccatcccacacactttccctctattCTCATTCTGCTGTGCTGAATATACACCCTCCCAATTCTCCTGAAGGGGCTGATTCATGCTGATTGACAGATGCAAACACATTGCTTCCCGTCCATGATGTGAAAAGCGTCAAATAAGAACATTTCCTgatcagagagacagggagaatctGAAGAAGATTTTTTTTAGGCAGTGATTGTccatgacctggaacttgctgttaacaaggtggtggaagtggagacgattcatgattttaaaattaaattggatggggacttgaaggaaataaatttgcaggagAACGGAGATatagagggggaaatggggctgAGTGGGTTGCTCTACAGAGAGTCAACATGGACTCAAATTGCTAAATGggcaccttctgtgctgtagtaaCTTCCACTAGACATATCTCTGACCAATATTAATTTACTGcccccttaaatgtcagccatctcctggggaaaccacctctttaattgtgaacattaggaaagagaccatccatttagccagacaaataaatgtgtcaagctgagggagcaaaggatgtcaatgtctttaagaaagagagagagagacctgggccaacctttccagagtctgcaccctccctggattcacttcctttcccttcagttcctgcaagtcaacaa
This window contains:
- the LOC121273755 gene encoding oocyte zinc finger protein XlCOF19-like, giving the protein MEKPWKCGDCGKGSRTPSALEIHRRVHSGERPFTCSECGKGFTHSSHLVAHQRVHSGERPFSCSVCDKGFTQSSQRIAHQRVHTEERPFTCSVCGKGFSRSSTLQNHCVVHTGERLFSCSVCEKELNRLTNRLKHQMVHTGERPFTCSMCGKGFTCSTNLLTHQRIHTGERPFSCSECGKRFPNSSNLRKHRRVHSGEKLFTCSVCGKGFTQSSNLLRHQRVHTGEKPFSCSECEKEFADSSSLRKHHRVHTEERGYSPAPCPSELLRHHGSHTD